One Centroberyx gerrardi isolate f3 chromosome 6, fCenGer3.hap1.cur.20231027, whole genome shotgun sequence genomic region harbors:
- the psmd2 gene encoding 26S proteasome non-ATPase regulatory subunit 2: MEEAKNKEKKQPEKTEEKDKDKEKGQQSSGKDKDKKEEQELSEEDKQLQEDLELMVERLSEKDTALYRPALEELRRQIRSSTTSMTSVPKPLKFLRPHYAKLKDIYEGMAPGENKRFCADVVSVLAMTMSGERECLKYRLLGSQEELASWGHEYVRHLAGEVAKEWQEVEENDKTQQETLLKLVKEIVPYNMAHNAEHEACDLLMEIERLDMLEDYIDENAYAKVCLYLTSCVSYVPEPENSALLKCALNIFRKFNRYPEALRLALMLNDVELVENIFTSCKDIVIQKEMAFMLGRHGMFLELNEDVEDYEDLTEIMSNVQLNSNFLALARELDIMEPKVPDDIYKTHLENNRFGGSGSQVDSARMNLASSFVNGFVNAAFGQDKLLTDDGNKWLYKNKDHGMLSAAASLGMILLWDVDGGLTQIDKYLYSSEDYIKSGALLACGIVNSGVRNECDPALALLSDYVLHNSNVMRIGAIFGLGLAYAGSNREDVLSLLLPVMGDSKSSMEVAGVTALACGMIAVGSCNGDVTSTIVQTIMEKSEQELKDTYARWLPLGLGLNHLGKGEAIETTLAALQVVPEPFRSFANTLVDICAYAGSGNVLKVQQLLHICSEHYEAKEKEEDKDKKDKKDKEKKETPADMGSHQGVAVLGIALIAMGEEIGSEMALRTFGHLLRYGEPTLRRAVPLALALISVSNPRLNILDTLSKFSHDADPEVSHNSIFAMGMVGSGTNNARLAAMLRQLAQYHAKDPNNLFMVRLAQGLTHLGKGTLTLCPYHSDRQLMSQVAVAGLLTVLVSFLDVKNIILGKSHYVLYGLVAAMQPRMLVTFDEELRPLPVSVRVGQAVDVVGQAGKPKAITGFQTHTTPVLLAHGERAELATEEYLPVTPILEGFVILRKNPNYET, encoded by the exons ATGGAGGAAGCAAAAAACAAGGAGAAAAAACAGCCCgaaaagacagaggaaaaggaCAAGGACAAGGAGAAGGGCCAGCAGTCCTCGGGGAAGGATAAAGACAAGAAAGAGGAGCAAGAACTG TCTGAGGAAGACAAACAGTTACAAGAGGACTTGGAGCTGATGGTGGAGCGATTGAGT GAGAAGGATACAGCTCTGTACCGTCCTGCGCTGGAGGAGCTGCGCAGACAGATCcgctcctccaccacctccatgACCTCAGTACCCAAGCCGCTTAAATTCCTGCGCCCACACTATGCCAAGCTCAAAGATATCTACGAGGGCATGGCCCCTGGGGAGAACAAG CGTTTCTGTGCTGACGTGGTGTCAGTGTTGGCCATGACCATGAGCGGTGAGAGGGAGTGTCTGAAGTACCGTCTGCTGGGctcccaggaggagctggcctCCTGGGGACATGAATACGTCAG GCACCTGGCGGGCGAGGTGGCCAAGGAGTGgcaggaagtggaggagaatGACAAGACCCAGCAGGAGACGCTGCTGAAGCTGGTGAAGGAGATTGTGCCCTACAACATGGCACACAATGCCGAGCACGAGGCCTGCGACCTGCTGATGGAGATCGAGAGGCTGGACATGCTGGAGGACTACATTGATGAAAACGCCTACGCCAAGGTCTGCCTCTACCTCACCAG CTGTGTGAGTTACGTTCCTGAGCCAGAAAACTCGGCGCTGCTGAAATGTGCCCTAAACATCTTCCGGAAGTTCAACCGTTATCCAGAGGCCCTGCGGCTCGCCCTGATGCTCAATGACGTGGAGCTGGTAGAGAACATCTTCACATCCTGCAAGGACAT TGTTATCCAGAAGGAGATGGCCTTCATGCTGGGTCGCCATGGAATGTTCCTGGAGCTTAACGAGGATGTAGAGGACTACGAGGACCTGACAGAGATCATGTCCAACGTGCAGCTCAACAGCAACTTCCTGGCCCTGGCTAGAGAG TTGGACATCATGGAACCCAAAGTCCCAGACGACATCTACAAAACGCACCTGGAAAACAACA GGTTTGGAGGCAGCGGCTCCCAGGTGGACTCGGCCCGTAtgaacttggcctcctcctTCGTCAACGGCTTTGTCAACGCAGCCTTCGGACAGGACAAGCTGCTCACAGACGACGGCAACAAGTGGCTGTACAAGAACAAGGACCACG GCATGTTGAGCGCTGCAGCCTCTCTGGGTATGATCCTGCTGTGGGACGTGGACGGCGGTCTGACCCAGATCGACAAATACCTCTACTCCTCTGAGGACTACATCAAG TCTGGTGCCCTCCTGGCCTGTGGCATTGTAAACTCCGGGGTGAGGAACGAGTGTGACCCGGCCCTCGCCCTGCTCTCCGACTATGTCCTCCACAACAGCAACGTCATGAGGATAGGAGCCATCTTTGG ACTTGGCCTGGCCTACGCTGGCTCCAACAGAGAAGACGTCCTGTCTCTGCTTCTCCCTGTTATGGGAGACTCCAAATCCAGCATGGag GTGGCTGGAGTGACAGCGCTGGCGTGCGGTATGATCGCCGTAGGGTCTTGTAATGGTGACGTGACGTCCACCATCGTCCAGACCATCATGGAGAAGAGCGAACAGGAGCTGAAGGACACGTACGCCCGCTGGCTGCCACTCGGCCTGGGACTCAACCACCTGG GTAAAGGAGAGGCCATTGAGACGACCCTGGCAGCTCTGCAGGTTGTACCTGAACCCTTCCGCAGCTTTGCCAACACACTAGTGGATATCTGTGCCTATGCAG GCTCAGGTAATGTGCTGAAGGTGCAGCAGCTTCTCCACATCTGCAGTGAGCATTATGAGGCcaaggagaaggaagaagacaaggacaagaaagacaagaaggacaaggagaaaaaggagaccCCCGCTGACATGGGCTCCCACCAG GGTGTAGCAGTTCTTGGTATTGCCCTCATCGCCATGGGGGAGGAGATTGGTTCTGAAATGGCACTACGGACATTCGGACATCTG CTGCGTTACGGTGAGCCCACCCTGAGGCGTGCGGTGCCCCTGGCCCTCGCTCTCATCTCAGTGTCCAACCCTCGCCTCAACATCCTGGACACTCTCAGCAAGTTCTCCCACGATGCCGACCCCGAGGTTTCCCACAACTCCATCTTTGCCATGGGCATGGTGGGCAGCG gCACAAACAACGCCCGTCTGGCTGCCATGCTGCGGCAGCTGGCACAGTACCACGCCAAAGACCCCAACAACCTCTTCATGGTTCGACTGGCACAG GGTCTGACTCACCTGGGTAAAGGCACGTTGACGCTGTGTCCCTATCACAGTGACAGGCAGCTGATGAGTCAGGTTGCCGTGGCCGGACTGCTCACCGTCCTCGTTTCCTTCCTCGACGTCAAGAACA TAATCCTGGGGAAGTCTCACTACGTTCTCTATGGCCTGGTAGCAGCCATGCAGCCACGTATGCTAGTCACCTTCGATGAGGAGCTCCGACCACTGCCCGTGTCTGTCAGAGTCGGACAG GCTGTCGATGTGGTGGGCCAGGCAGGCAAGCCGAAGGCCATCACAGGTTTCCAGACCCACACCACGCCGGTGCTGCTGGCTCACGGAGAGCGGGCTGAGCTGGCCACAGAGGAGTACCTCCCTGTCACCCCCATCCTGGAGGGCTTCGTCATCCTCCGCAAGAACCCCAACTACGAAACTTAG